AGAACCAATTGGCATTTGAACAGCTAAAGCATTGGCGTTTAAACGTTCATGTAAAGATTTAACAGACTTATCAAAATCTGCACCAATCTTGTCCATCTTGTTAACAAAAACAATTCGAGGAACACCGTAAGTTTCAGCTTGGCGCCAAACATTTTCAGTCTGTGGCTCTACACCTGCTTGAGCATCAAGAACAGTTACGGCACCATCAAGAACACGTAGTGAACGTTCAACTTCGATTGTGAAGTCAACGTGTCCTGGTGTATCAATGATGTTAATTCTGTAGTCATTCCATTGAGCTGTAGTAGCAGCTGACGTAATGGTAATACCACGTTCTTTTTCTTCGTCCATCCAGTCCATCTGTGAGTCACCCTCGTGGGTTTCACCGATTTTATGAATCTTACCAGTATAGTAAAGAATACGCTCAGTAGTGGTAGTCTTACCCGCATCAATGTGGGCCATGATACCAATATTACGTGTTTTTTCTAATGGAAATTCACGCTTATTAGCCATAAATTATTTCTCTCCTTAAAAAATTAGAAACGATAGTGAGCAAATGCACGGTTAGCTTCAGCCATACGATGTACATCTTCACGCTTCTTAACTGCTGAACCAGTGTTGTTAGAAGCATCAATGATTTCGTTAGCTAAACGCTCATCCATTGTGTGCTCATTACGTAAACGAGCATATGAAACAAGCCATCTTAAGCCCAAAGTAGTTCTTCTTTCTGGACGAACTTCAACTGGAATTTGGTAGTTTGAACCACCGATACGGCGAGCTCTAACTTCCAAAACTGGCATAATGTTGTTCATAGCTTCTTCAAAGACTTCAAGTGGTTCCTTACCAGTCTTTTCTTTCACGATGTCAAAAGCATCATAAAGGATTGAAGATGCCTTAGCTCTCTTACCATCAAGCATCAAGTGGTTGATCAACTTAGTAACAAGCTTTGAATTGTAAACTGGATCCGCTAAAATATCTCTTTTAGTTACGTGTCCTTTTCTAGGCATTATTTAACTCCTCCTTAATCTTTCTTGGCACCGTACTTAGAACGGCCTTGCTTTCTGCCGTCAACACCGGCAGTATCAAGTGCACCACGGATGATGTGGTAACGTACACCAGGAAGGTCCTTTACACGACCACCACGAATTAAAACAACGGAGTGTTCTTGTAAGTTGTGGCCTTCACCTGGAATATAAGCAGTAACTTCAATTAAGTTTGAAAGACGAACACGAGCATACTTACGTAAAGCTGAGTTTGGCTTCTTTGGAGTCATAGTACCAACACGAGTTGCAACTCCACGCATTTGTGGTGCTGGGTTTGATACTAATTCTTTCTTCATACTGTTGTAGCCGTAGCTTAAGGCTGGTGATTTTGATTTAGTCGTCTTTGAATGACGGCCTTTTCTTACCAATTGGTTAATGGTTGGCATTAAATTGTTCCTCCTAAAATTTGATTATCTTGTTCACACATCCAGGAGTTTCTTTTTTAGTCCTGAATCTATCTTCAAAATGCACAATTGACATTGTACTCCCTTTTTACCAAAAAGCAAAATTATTTTGGCAAAAAAGTTTTTTTATTTTTAGCGTAACTAATGATGGGAGGTAAAAAATGGCTTGGATTTATCAACTTACTAACTTTTTAATTGGGACCTGCTTAGCATCCCACGCCTGTGTTGTTTGCGACCGCTTTGATACTGGTGACTTCATTTGGGGACGTTCTCGCTGTGATTTCTGTTTAACTAAACTTACTTTGGTGGACGAGTTGCCAATTTTGTCCTATTGTTTTTTACACGGAAAATGTCGCTACTGCCAGCGCAGTATTTCAGTTAAATTACCGTTAATCGAATTTTTGGGTGGTTTAGCATATCTTAAGATTGATTTTAGTCAGATGACCGGAATTGCCACTGCGATTGTCATTTTTTGTTTACTACTGGCCGCAATCAGCGATTATGACAGGCTAGAATTTCACCTAGCAATGATTTTTCCCGCGCTTTTATTAACACTACTTAGATTCAAACATCTCTTTAAGTTACAATTAGGCGATTTAATTGAACTAATTCCTATTTTGCTAGTCTTGCTTTTTTATACTATGCAAAAGAAGTTGGGTTCGGGTGATTTAATTATCTACTTAATTTTAGCCTTTTTCTTTACCCCTCACTTTGCTAACCTGGTTTTTCTTTTTGGCTCTTTTCTACTTCTCTTTCAATTCTTTCTAAAAAGAAAAACTTGGTCATTGCAAAAGCAAATTGCCTTTGTACCGTATATTTTTGTTGGACTAATCATTCAATTACTTCTGCAATAGCAAAAAAATAGCTTTCCTACTTTAATTAGTAGAAAAGCTATTTTTATTAATAAATTTTACTTATCCTTGTGGTTCCCCAGCTTGATCAGCTTCCTTCATCTTTTTCTCAATATCAGCTATTGAGTAGACAGACTTAGGCTTCTTCACATCAGCTTCAGGTTCCATATCACGGTAAATTGGAAGACCAGTACCGGCTGGAATAATCTTACCGATGATAACATTTTCTTTCAAACCAAGAAGTGGATCGTTCTTGCCTCTGATTGAAGCATCAGTCAGCACACGAGTAGTTTCCTGGAATGAAGCAGCTGACAAGAAACTATTAGTTTCAAGGGCAGCCTTAGTAATACCAAGAATTACACTTTGAGCAGTTGCAGGGATTCCACCTGAAATAATTACTGAAGTGTTGCGTTCCTTGAATTCGCCAATATCCATGATTTCACCTGGAAGCAAGTTAGTCTCACCAGGATCAAGAACACGAACTTTTTGCAACATTTGTCTAGTTAAGACCTCAACGTGCTTATCTGAAATGTCAACACCCTGCATCCGGTAAGCCTTTTGTACTTCAACCAAGATGTATTCTTCGGTTGTCAACGTATCAGTTACTTGAATTAATTCCTTAGGATCGATTGAACCAAGAGTCAACTTGTTACCACGGCGAACTTCATCACCTTCACTGACTGCAACTGAAGCAGTATAAGGAACACTGTAGCTTCTAGTATCGATCTTACCCTTAACAGTAATTTCACGTGTGTGCTCTGCTGGGTTTTCTTGAATTGAGTCAATAACACCATCAACTTCAGAAATAACAGCACGACCCTTAGGGTTACGAGCTTCAAACAATTCTTGCACACGAGGAAGACCCTGAGTAATATCTTCAGCACCGGCAACACCACCGTTGTGGAAAGTACGTAAAGTAAGCTGCGTACCAGGTTCACCAATTGATTGAGCGGCAACAGTACCAACTGCTTCACCAACTTCAACTTCTTCACCCGTAGCCAGGTTCATACCATAACATTTACGGCAGACACCGTGAGGGGTATCACAAGTTAAAATTGACCGAATCTTCACGTCTGTAACACCGGCATCACAAATTTTATGTGACAGATTTTCATCAAGCATTACATTTGGTCCAACGATCGCCTCACCGGTTTGTGGATCCTTAACAGTTTCAGCAGTGAACCGACCAAGTAAACGATCGTATAATGGCTCAATTAATTCGTCACCTTCCATGATTGAGTGAACATTGATACCACGATCAGTGCCACAGTCATCTTCACGGATAATAACATCTTGAGCAACATCAACCAAACGACGAGTTAAGTAACCTGACTGAGCAGTCTTCAAGGCCGTATCAGTCATTCCCTTACGTGCACCGTGAGTGGACATGAATAATTCTAGAACTGACAAACCTTCCTTGAAGTTTGAAGTAACTGGAATTTCGAACAAACCACCGTTAGGAGTGGCCATCAAACCACGCATTCCGGCAAGCTGAGTAAAGTTAGAAATATTACCACGAGCACCGGAGTCAGCCATGATTGTAATAGGATTACGTGGATCATAGATCTGTGCAATCTCATTTTGAACCTGGTCCTTACACTCATTCCAAATACTAATTACTCGATCGTGACGTTCTTGCTCAGTAATTAAACCACGTCTAAACTGCTTAGAAACGACGTCAACTTGCTTGTGGGCCTTAGCTACCTTTTCATCCTTGTCATCAATTTCTGGAACATCGGTCATTCCGATTGTAATACCAGAAGTAGTTGAACTTGTGTAACCAAGTGTCTTCAAGTCATCAAGGTATTCTGAAGTTCTTTGAACCTTGTAGTACTTGTAAATTGTGGCAATTGAGTCAGATAAGAATGATTTCTTAAATGGCGTAGCAATTAAATCACCAGCAACATTATCAATTTTTTCATGAATATCCTCACCTGGCTCTAAGAAGTACTTAGCAGCTAGTGGATTATTCAGGTTCTCTTCAGTTGGCTCGTTAACGTAGAAGTAATCTTCTGGGAAGATTTGGTTGAAAATCACACGACCATAGGTAGTAATGAAAATGCCGTGTTCATAACCTTTAGGCCATGCCTTCTTTGGCATTGAGTCCGCAGACATTCCAATAATTGAGTGATAATGAATATCACCATTATTGTATGCAACAGTTGCTTCGTCAGGTGAATTAAAGATCATTCCTTCACCTTCACGACCCTTTTCAGCTTGAGTCAACCAGTAGTTACCTAAAACGATATCCTGAGAAGGAGTAACGATTGGCTTACCATCTTTTGGAGCAAGAATATGATGAGCTGCAAGCATTAACAAGCGTGATTCTGCAACAGCTTCATCTGACAAAGGTACGTGAATGGCCATCTGGTCACCATCGAAGTCAGCGTTGTAAGCTTCACAGGCAAGTGGGTGCAAACGAATTGATTTACCAGGAACTAAAACTGGTTCAAAGGCTTGGATACTCAAACGGTGTAATGTTGGCGCACGGTTTAGTAAAACCGTTCTTTCCTTAATTACATCTTCAAGTACATCCCAGACATCATCGTCTTCACGATCAATCTTACGCTTAGCGCTCTTAATGTTAGAAGCAATCTTGCGTTTAACCAATTCATGCATAACAAATGGCTTGAATAATTCTAGTGCCATTGGACGAGGAACACCACATTGATAGAACTTCAATTTTGGTGAAACATCGATAACTGAACGACCAGAGTAGTCAACACGCTTACCAAGCAAGTTTTGACGGAAACGTCCTTGCTTACCCTTAAGCATGTGTGAAAGTGACTTAAGTGGACGGTTACCAGGCCCAACAACTGAACGACCACGACGACCGTTATCAATTAAAGCGTCGACTGCTTCTTGCAACATCCGCTTTTCGTTTTGAACGATAATGTTTGGTGCATTCAGGTCAAGTAATCTCTTCAAACGGTTATTACGGTTAATAACCCGACGGTACAAGTCGTTTAAGTCTGAAGTGGCAAAACGGCCACCTTCAAGTTGTACCATTGGACGCAAGTCTGGTGGGATGACTGGGACAGCGTCAATCACCATCCATTCAGGCTTATTGCCAGAATCTTTAAACGCATCCAAGATATCTAATCTTCTGATTGCACGAGTCCGTTTTTGACCTGTAGCAGTTTCCAATTCTTTCTTTAAATCTTTAACTTCTTTTTCAAGGTCAACCTTGCGCAATAAGTCACGGATTGCTTCGGCACCCATTTTGGCTTCAAAGCGACTACCAAACTTAGCTTTTTGCTCACGGTATTCAGCTTCCGTCAGCAATTGTTTAAATTCAAGGTCTGTATCGCCTGGATCAATCACGATATATGCTGCAAAGTAGATAACTTCTTCCAGCAATCTTGGTGACATATCAAGAATTAATCCCATCCGTGATGGAATACCCTTAAAGTACCAAATATGAGTAACTGGAGCGGCCAACTCAATGTGACCCATCCGTTCCCGTCTAACTTTAGAGGAAGTAACTTCAACCCCACAGCGATCACAAACGATTCCGCGGTATCTTACACCCTTGTATTTGCCACATGCACAGGCCCAATCCTTGGTTGGTCCAAAGATTCTTTCGTCAAACAGACCATCCTTTTCTGGCTTTAAAGTACGGTAGTTAATCGTTTCTGGCTTCTTAACTTCACCATACGACCAGCTCCGAATTTTGTTTGGCGAAGCAAGACCAATTTGCATGCTTTCAAATTTATTTACGTCGATCAAAAGTTTAACCCCCTACTTATTTAGAAATCTTATTATCGTCATCAGATTCATTCACAGGAGTATCAACAGGTGTTGATTCCTCAGTTTCTTCATCTTCAGATTTTGTGGTTTCTTCGGCTAACTTCTTCTTTTGTTGTTCTTCGGCCATCTTCGACAAAGTATCAATATTCAAATGTTCATTTGAATCATCATCCATGTCGCGCAATTCAATTTCCTTGTGGTCCATGTCAAGAACACGAATATCTAGTCCTAAAGATTGCAATTCCTTGACTAAAACGCGGAATGACTCTGGCACACCTGGCTTAGGAATTCTATCGCCCTTAACAATTGCCTCATAAGCCTTAACACGTCCAACAACATCATCGGACTTGTAAGTCAAAATTTCTTGCAAAGTATAAGCAGCACCATAAGCTTCAAGTGCCCAAACTTCCATTTCACCAAAACGCTGACCACCAAATTGTGCTTTACCACCAAGAGGTTGTTGCGTAACTAATGAGTAAGGCCCAATTGAACGAGCGTGAATCTTATCATCAACCATGTGAGTCAGCTTCAAGTAGTGCATGATTCCGACAGATACACGGTTATGGAATGGCTCACCAGTCCGACCGTCATAAAGAACAGTTTTACCATCTTTATCAATACCAGCCTTGTGGACAGTATCCCAAACATCATCTTCGCTGGCTCCATCAAATACAGGAGTGGCAACGTGAATACCAAGACTATTAGCTGCTCGACCTAAGTGCAGTTCTAACAGCTGTCCGATGTTCATACGTGAAGGAACACCCATTGGGTTCAAACAAATATCAACTGGAGTACCATCTGGTAAGTATGGCATGTCTTCTTCAGGAACAACAGCAGCAACCGTACCCTTGTTACCGTGACGACCAGACATCTTGTCTCCGACTTGGATCTTTCTCTTTTGGGCAATGTAAACGCGAACTAAGGTATTTACACCTGGTGAAAGTTCATCACCATTTTCACGCGTATAAACCTTGACATCGCGAACAATTCCGCCACCACCATGAGGTACACGAAGGGAAGTATCACGAACTTCACGTGCTTTTTCACCAAAAATGGCGTGTAGCAATCTTTCTTCTGCTGATAATTCAGTTACCCCTTTTGGTGTAACCTTACCAACTAAAATATCGCCATCATGAACTTCAGCACCAATGCGGACAATTCCTTGACCATCAAGATCCTTTAAAGCATCCTCACCAACATTTGGTAATTCGCGAGTAATTTCTTCAGGTCCAAGCTTAGTGTCACGTGCTTCAGATTCATAATCCTCAATACTAATTGAAGTATAGACATCATCTTTAACCAGACGTTCTGATAACATGATGGCATCTTCGTAGTTGTACATGTTCCAAGTCATGAAGGCAATAACTGGGTTTTGTCCCAAAGCAAGTTCTCCGTGATCCATTGTTGGACCATTGACAATTACTTCGCCTTCTTCAACTCGATCACCCAACTTAACGTTTGGTGTTTGGTTGTATGACTTAGAATTGTTTGAACGACGGTACTTTTCAAGAGTGTACTTGTCTAAAGTACTGTCATCACGTCTAATTCTAACTGTGTTAGCGTCAACATACTCAACTGTACCAGCAGCTTTAGCAACAATAGCTGCACCAGAATCGTGAGCGGCACGATATTCCATACCAGTACCAACAAGTGAACTGTGTGGATTAATTAAAGGTGCTGCCTGACGTTGCTGGTTGGCACCCATCAATGCACGGTTAGAGTCATCGTTTTCCAAGAATGGAATACATGCAGACGCAACAGAAACAACTTGCTTAGGAATAACGTCCATGTAATCAATCTTATCTGGACTAACTTCGACGTTATCTTCCTTGTGCCTTGCCAAAATTAAGTCATCCTTGAATGAACCATCAGGATTTAACTTAGTGTTAGCACCGGCAATAATGTAGTTATCCTCAACATCAGCTGTTAAGTAGTCAATCTTATCAGTAACCTTGTGTGTCTTCCATGAAACGCGCCGGTAAGGTGTTTCGATAAAACCGTACTTGTTAATAATTGCGTATGTTGCAAGCGAGTTGATCAACCCAATGTTTGGTCCTTCTGGTGTTTCAATTGGGCACAAACGACCATATTGAGTATAGTGAACATCCCGGACCTCGTATCCAGCACGGTCACGAGTCAAACCACCAGGCCCTAAAGCAGACATACGACGCTTATGCGTTAATTCGCCAAGCGGGTTGTGCTGGTCCATAAACTGTGACAGTTGTGATGACCCGAAAAATTCTTTGATGCTGGCAACAATTGGCCGAATATTGATCAATTGCTGTGGTGTAACTGTTGAAGGATCCTGAATTGACATTCTTTCACGAACAACACGTTCCATTCTTGCTAAACCAATTCTAAATTGATTTTGCAATAATTCACCAACACGACGAATACGACGGTTACCCAAGTGGTCAATATCATCAGTATTACCAATTTCATCTTGTAATAAGAAGAAGTAGTTAATTGATGCCAAAACATCAGCTGGAGTTAAGTACTTAACATCCTTAGCAATATGACCATTAGAAATTAACTTAACAACACGTTCTGGGTTAACCTTTGAGTAAACCTTAATTTCTTGCACGTTAATTGGATCTGGCAAGACACCTTCTTTAGAAGGTTCATAAGTAACCATCTTGAAGTCATCACGGTCAAGGTACTTTTCCAAACCGTCCATTACTTCATGAGTAACAACAGTACCCTTTTTAGCAATGATTTCACCAGTATCTGGATCAGCTAGAGTTTCAGCTAAAGTTTGACCGAAAAGACGATTCTTTAATGATAACTTCTTATTAACCTTGTAACGACCAACAGGTGCTAAGTCGTAGCGGCGTGGATCAAAGAAACGAGCGTAAAGTAGCGAACGTGAAGAATCGGTTGTCTTTGGTTCACCTGGACGCAGACGTTCGTAAATATCCTTCAACGCCTCGGCAACGCGGGAATCAGCTGGATTCTTGTGCACATCTTTATCTAAAGTAAATTGCAATGTGTCACTATCACCGAAAATGTCAGTGATTTCA
This genomic window from Lactobacillus panisapium contains:
- the rpsG gene encoding 30S ribosomal protein S7 — translated: MPRKGHVTKRDILADPVYNSKLVTKLINHLMLDGKRAKASSILYDAFDIVKEKTGKEPLEVFEEAMNNIMPVLEVRARRIGGSNYQIPVEVRPERRTTLGLRWLVSYARLRNEHTMDERLANEIIDASNNTGSAVKKREDVHRMAEANRAFAHYRF
- the rpsL gene encoding 30S ribosomal protein S12, whose protein sequence is MPTINQLVRKGRHSKTTKSKSPALSYGYNSMKKELVSNPAPQMRGVATRVGTMTPKKPNSALRKYARVRLSNLIEVTAYIPGEGHNLQEHSVVLIRGGRVKDLPGVRYHIIRGALDTAGVDGRKQGRSKYGAKKD
- a CDS encoding A24 family peptidase — protein: MAWIYQLTNFLIGTCLASHACVVCDRFDTGDFIWGRSRCDFCLTKLTLVDELPILSYCFLHGKCRYCQRSISVKLPLIEFLGGLAYLKIDFSQMTGIATAIVIFCLLLAAISDYDRLEFHLAMIFPALLLTLLRFKHLFKLQLGDLIELIPILLVLLFYTMQKKLGSGDLIIYLILAFFFTPHFANLVFLFGSFLLLFQFFLKRKTWSLQKQIAFVPYIFVGLIIQLLLQ
- the rpoC gene encoding DNA-directed RNA polymerase subunit beta'; the protein is MIDVNKFESMQIGLASPNKIRSWSYGEVKKPETINYRTLKPEKDGLFDERIFGPTKDWACACGKYKGVRYRGIVCDRCGVEVTSSKVRRERMGHIELAAPVTHIWYFKGIPSRMGLILDMSPRLLEEVIYFAAYIVIDPGDTDLEFKQLLTEAEYREQKAKFGSRFEAKMGAEAIRDLLRKVDLEKEVKDLKKELETATGQKRTRAIRRLDILDAFKDSGNKPEWMVIDAVPVIPPDLRPMVQLEGGRFATSDLNDLYRRVINRNNRLKRLLDLNAPNIIVQNEKRMLQEAVDALIDNGRRGRSVVGPGNRPLKSLSHMLKGKQGRFRQNLLGKRVDYSGRSVIDVSPKLKFYQCGVPRPMALELFKPFVMHELVKRKIASNIKSAKRKIDREDDDVWDVLEDVIKERTVLLNRAPTLHRLSIQAFEPVLVPGKSIRLHPLACEAYNADFDGDQMAIHVPLSDEAVAESRLLMLAAHHILAPKDGKPIVTPSQDIVLGNYWLTQAEKGREGEGMIFNSPDEATVAYNNGDIHYHSIIGMSADSMPKKAWPKGYEHGIFITTYGRVIFNQIFPEDYFYVNEPTEENLNNPLAAKYFLEPGEDIHEKIDNVAGDLIATPFKKSFLSDSIATIYKYYKVQRTSEYLDDLKTLGYTSSTTSGITIGMTDVPEIDDKDEKVAKAHKQVDVVSKQFRRGLITEQERHDRVISIWNECKDQVQNEIAQIYDPRNPITIMADSGARGNISNFTQLAGMRGLMATPNGGLFEIPVTSNFKEGLSVLELFMSTHGARKGMTDTALKTAQSGYLTRRLVDVAQDVIIREDDCGTDRGINVHSIMEGDELIEPLYDRLLGRFTAETVKDPQTGEAIVGPNVMLDENLSHKICDAGVTDVKIRSILTCDTPHGVCRKCYGMNLATGEEVEVGEAVGTVAAQSIGEPGTQLTLRTFHNGGVAGAEDITQGLPRVQELFEARNPKGRAVISEVDGVIDSIQENPAEHTREITVKGKIDTRSYSVPYTASVAVSEGDEVRRGNKLTLGSIDPKELIQVTDTLTTEEYILVEVQKAYRMQGVDISDKHVEVLTRQMLQKVRVLDPGETNLLPGEIMDIGEFKERNTSVIISGGIPATAQSVILGITKAALETNSFLSAASFQETTRVLTDASIRGKNDPLLGLKENVIIGKIIPAGTGLPIYRDMEPEADVKKPKSVYSIADIEKKMKEADQAGEPQG
- the rpoB gene encoding DNA-directed RNA polymerase subunit beta; this translates as MLNGHVVNFGQHRTRRSFSRIKEVLKLPNLTDVQTESYKWFLDEGIKEVFDDIMPISDFSGKLSLEYVGYKLQKPKYTVDEARDHDATYAAPMHVTLKLTNQKTGEIKTQDVFFGDLPLMTESGSFIINGAERVIVSQLVRSPSVYYSGDYDKNGRQIFGTTVIPNRGAWLEYETDAKNVSYVRVDRTRKLPLTVLIRALGIGSDGEITDIFGDSDTLQFTLDKDVHKNPADSRVAEALKDIYERLRPGEPKTTDSSRSLLYARFFDPRRYDLAPVGRYKVNKKLSLKNRLFGQTLAETLADPDTGEIIAKKGTVVTHEVMDGLEKYLDRDDFKMVTYEPSKEGVLPDPINVQEIKVYSKVNPERVVKLISNGHIAKDVKYLTPADVLASINYFFLLQDEIGNTDDIDHLGNRRIRRVGELLQNQFRIGLARMERVVRERMSIQDPSTVTPQQLINIRPIVASIKEFFGSSQLSQFMDQHNPLGELTHKRRMSALGPGGLTRDRAGYEVRDVHYTQYGRLCPIETPEGPNIGLINSLATYAIINKYGFIETPYRRVSWKTHKVTDKIDYLTADVEDNYIIAGANTKLNPDGSFKDDLILARHKEDNVEVSPDKIDYMDVIPKQVVSVASACIPFLENDDSNRALMGANQQRQAAPLINPHSSLVGTGMEYRAAHDSGAAIVAKAAGTVEYVDANTVRIRRDDSTLDKYTLEKYRRSNNSKSYNQTPNVKLGDRVEEGEVIVNGPTMDHGELALGQNPVIAFMTWNMYNYEDAIMLSERLVKDDVYTSISIEDYESEARDTKLGPEEITRELPNVGEDALKDLDGQGIVRIGAEVHDGDILVGKVTPKGVTELSAEERLLHAIFGEKAREVRDTSLRVPHGGGGIVRDVKVYTRENGDELSPGVNTLVRVYIAQKRKIQVGDKMSGRHGNKGTVAAVVPEEDMPYLPDGTPVDICLNPMGVPSRMNIGQLLELHLGRAANSLGIHVATPVFDGASEDDVWDTVHKAGIDKDGKTVLYDGRTGEPFHNRVSVGIMHYLKLTHMVDDKIHARSIGPYSLVTQQPLGGKAQFGGQRFGEMEVWALEAYGAAYTLQEILTYKSDDVVGRVKAYEAIVKGDRIPKPGVPESFRVLVKELQSLGLDIRVLDMDHKEIELRDMDDDSNEHLNIDTLSKMAEEQQKKKLAEETTKSEDEETEESTPVDTPVNESDDDNKISK